In Actinoplanes sp. NBC_00393, a single genomic region encodes these proteins:
- a CDS encoding AfsR/SARP family transcriptional regulator, whose translation MTADGRPVVINADRDRVVLAMLLLNPGRIVGSSELTEAVWGADPPTTARGQLQTCISRLRRALPAGVIITDPAGYGIRVGPNELDALVFARLIGEANFRAALDLWRGPALAEIDSAAVRRQVAVLDERHAVAVEDWADQGLAAGRERELLGELTALVDQHPLRERLRGQLMLALHRSGRQADALAEFRRITAVLGDELGIEPGKELQDLHRELLAGEAPEAVPAVRCLPRTVGDFTGHGDLVGRLIRTIEADDGSGPVEVVIDGMAGSGKTTLALHVAGLVGERYPDAHLFVDLHGHSEQQPLPPAAALLVLLRQLGLGAETIPAGLVDRVSLWRTEVARRRVLVVFDNAGSSEQVADLLPTAPGSLALVTSRRRLAGLDGVYPEALPLLDPDEAVTLLARIAGERVRAEPEAAAEVVRRCGGLPLAIRLAGSRLAHRPRWRVSDLLSRLGAATLPQLSAEDRTVSSAFALTYRQLGEPARRLFRLLGVYPGAGFDAHAVAALTGLPYQAADDLLNDLVDVHLLENPARNLFRLHDLLREYAVLLAADLPGEVRREAIVNVLDHHLHAAVAAATDTQRPMLQRDLGAAEPLRPDLLATLTDPVDRLERERPNLTLFIDAAAGADARRYCWTIPRAAWPTLYFRGYHDDFLGLFHQALAAIENDGDKHAIATIANYLAGSYSRIAEHDTARSYLERSIQLRTELGDMASVAVSYGNLASLHDAMGRFADAIEALRTTRRLLILTGRDPVGAHTPLMLFGVILGRLGRYEEAVRETRLQLLAAVARRDDEWIALCLDYLQRLRFAAGTLSAPDARRYVRAALRLLERAASRYGVGDGHNELGRLFRAEGRYPEAIAEHRIALDIVSRTGDRRQQADFRYDYGTTLAASGDLSGAREAYQESLRIAQSARQPYLIARAQAGLADLLADADPAQARRLWEWALAAFEQMDVPERFDVAQRLKNCDPATAEGRWSGDD comes from the coding sequence GTGACGGCAGACGGCCGGCCGGTGGTCATCAACGCCGACCGGGACCGGGTCGTGCTGGCGATGCTGCTGCTGAACCCGGGCCGGATCGTCGGGTCGAGCGAGCTCACCGAGGCGGTCTGGGGCGCCGATCCGCCGACCACCGCGCGCGGTCAGCTGCAGACGTGCATCTCCCGGCTGCGGCGGGCGCTGCCCGCCGGCGTGATCATCACCGATCCGGCGGGGTACGGGATCCGGGTGGGCCCGAACGAGCTGGACGCACTGGTCTTCGCTCGTCTGATCGGTGAGGCGAACTTCCGGGCCGCGCTGGATCTGTGGCGCGGTCCGGCGCTGGCCGAGATCGACTCGGCGGCCGTGCGCCGGCAGGTGGCGGTGCTGGACGAACGGCATGCGGTGGCCGTCGAGGACTGGGCCGACCAGGGACTGGCCGCCGGTCGCGAGCGGGAGCTGCTGGGTGAGCTCACCGCTCTGGTGGACCAGCATCCGCTGCGGGAACGATTGCGCGGCCAGTTGATGCTCGCGCTGCACCGGTCCGGACGGCAGGCCGACGCGCTCGCCGAGTTCCGCCGCATCACCGCGGTGCTCGGCGACGAGCTCGGCATCGAACCGGGCAAGGAGCTGCAGGATCTGCACCGCGAGCTGCTCGCGGGCGAGGCGCCGGAGGCTGTTCCCGCGGTGCGCTGCCTGCCCCGGACGGTCGGCGACTTCACCGGTCACGGCGACCTGGTCGGCCGGCTGATCCGGACCATCGAGGCGGACGACGGGTCCGGGCCGGTCGAAGTGGTGATCGACGGCATGGCGGGCAGCGGCAAGACCACACTGGCGCTGCACGTCGCCGGGCTGGTCGGCGAGCGCTACCCGGACGCGCATCTGTTCGTGGACCTGCACGGGCACAGCGAGCAGCAGCCGTTGCCGCCGGCCGCCGCGCTGCTCGTGCTGCTGCGCCAGCTCGGGCTCGGCGCCGAGACCATCCCGGCGGGCCTGGTGGACCGGGTCAGCCTGTGGCGTACCGAGGTGGCCCGGCGGCGGGTGCTCGTGGTGTTCGACAACGCCGGATCCAGCGAGCAGGTGGCCGACCTGCTGCCCACCGCGCCCGGGAGTCTGGCGCTGGTGACCAGCCGGCGTCGGCTGGCCGGGCTGGACGGGGTGTACCCCGAGGCGCTGCCGTTGCTGGACCCCGACGAAGCGGTGACCCTGCTCGCCCGGATCGCCGGGGAGCGTGTCCGGGCCGAGCCGGAGGCGGCCGCCGAGGTGGTGCGGCGCTGCGGCGGGCTGCCGCTGGCGATCCGGCTGGCCGGGTCGCGGCTGGCACACCGTCCACGCTGGCGGGTGTCCGACCTGCTCAGCCGGCTCGGCGCCGCGACGCTGCCCCAGCTGTCCGCCGAGGACCGGACCGTGTCGAGCGCGTTCGCACTCACCTATCGCCAGCTGGGCGAGCCGGCCCGGCGGTTGTTCCGGCTGCTCGGGGTGTACCCGGGCGCCGGCTTCGACGCCCACGCCGTGGCCGCGCTGACCGGGCTGCCGTACCAGGCGGCGGACGACCTGCTGAACGACCTCGTCGACGTGCACCTGCTCGAGAACCCGGCGCGGAACCTGTTCCGCCTGCACGACCTGCTGCGGGAGTACGCCGTACTCCTCGCCGCCGACCTGCCGGGCGAAGTGCGCCGCGAGGCGATCGTCAACGTGCTCGACCATCATCTGCACGCGGCCGTGGCCGCCGCGACGGACACCCAACGACCCATGCTGCAGCGTGATCTGGGCGCGGCCGAGCCGCTGCGCCCGGACCTTCTCGCGACCCTGACCGACCCGGTGGACCGGCTGGAGCGGGAGCGGCCGAACCTGACCCTGTTCATCGACGCCGCGGCCGGGGCCGACGCGCGGCGGTACTGCTGGACGATCCCCCGTGCGGCCTGGCCGACGCTGTACTTCCGCGGGTACCACGACGACTTCCTCGGGCTGTTCCACCAGGCGCTGGCCGCGATCGAGAACGACGGCGACAAGCACGCCATCGCGACGATCGCGAACTATCTCGCCGGCAGCTACAGCCGCATCGCCGAGCACGACACCGCCCGGTCGTACCTGGAACGCTCGATCCAGCTCCGTACCGAGCTGGGCGACATGGCTTCGGTGGCGGTCTCGTACGGCAACCTGGCGAGCCTGCACGACGCCATGGGCCGCTTCGCCGATGCGATCGAGGCGCTGCGAACCACGCGCCGGCTCCTGATCCTGACCGGGCGCGACCCGGTCGGCGCCCACACCCCGCTCATGCTCTTCGGCGTCATCCTCGGCCGGCTCGGGCGGTACGAGGAGGCGGTGCGCGAAACCCGCCTGCAGCTTCTGGCCGCGGTGGCCCGGCGCGACGACGAATGGATCGCCCTCTGCCTGGACTACCTGCAACGGCTCCGATTCGCGGCCGGCACCCTCTCGGCGCCGGACGCGCGGCGCTACGTCCGTGCCGCGCTGCGCCTGCTGGAGCGGGCCGCCTCCCGGTACGGGGTCGGTGACGGGCACAACGAGCTCGGCCGCCTGTTCCGGGCCGAGGGCCGGTACCCGGAGGCGATCGCCGAGCACCGGATCGCGCTGGACATCGTGAGCCGCACCGGGGACCGCCGTCAGCAGGCCGACTTCCGCTACGACTACGGCACCACGCTGGCGGCTTCCGGTGACCTTTCCGGTGCGCGGGAGGCGTACCAGGAGTCGTTGCGCATCGCGCAGAGCGCCCGCCAGCCGTACCTGATCGCCCGGGCGCAGGCCGGCCTGGCCGACCTCCTGGCGGACGCCGATCCGGCGCAGGCGCGCCGGTTGTGGGAGTGGGCGCTCGCCGCTTTCGAACAGATGGACGTTCCGGAGCGGTTCGACGTCGCGCAACGGCTGAAGAACTGCGATCCGGCCACCGCGGAGGGACGATGGTCCGGTGACGACTGA
- a CDS encoding AfsR/SARP family transcriptional regulator yields MRYRILGPLSVTVDEQTVAVTAGRDRIVLAMLLLHPDRIVALGKLAEAVWGADPPATVRGQLQTCVSRLRRTLPGAILTDRAGYGLQVQPGELDAQVFLDLIGEARSAGEAEAARRAYRKALDLWHGPACAEIDAPAVRRAAATLDELHAAATEDWVDLELDAGTDRDLLGDLAALVERYPLRERLRGQLMIALCRSGRQADALAEFRRARDTLVEELGIEPGKELQELHLEILSGQTPASRRPAVPVRCLPRTVRDFTGRADLLKRLVDETAESGVLVVDGMAGSGKTTLALHLASLVGEQYPDAHLFVDLQAHSEEEPLEPADALLVLLRQLGQRAETVPDDLVGRVGLWRTELARRRALVVLDNAASSAQVADLLPTSAGSLALVTGRRRLTGLDGVRPLSLPLLSPEESVALLARIVGDRVAAEPEAAADVVRRCGGLPLAIRLAGTRLAYRPRWQVADLVQRLAEAALPELAVENRTVESAFALSYGQLDQAARRFFSLLGLHPASSLDAPAAAALAGLPLDEAEGLLDELVDMHLIEEPAAGVYRLHDLLHEYAAALADGLPGPERSRAVRDLVNLETFSLATTTTASHQQIVQRDLRTVENRRPDLVEAIADPIGRFERHRPDLGAFQDAAVRSGHPEYGWLIPRAAWFQLFHRGYSHDGTVLHERGMAIAQQRKDDEGMAMTANYLASFLYRTGSYDRALEHLRTAIRIREKHGDRTAVAGALGNIAAVQVATNRFTEAVETARESLRSHPGGISAMVAQTQLSVACQKLGRWPEALRIDRRRLLAAIESGDLPEKAGCLVHIQRSKRRLGLMTPTAAQRYVELALRLIRRQELVMLEAEARTELGTVLAEQGAFEAALTEHRRAVELTERVGDTRFAAEFVHDYAVTLHRSGDVPAAREAFERSLRLARAAGQPYSIARAAAGLANCLDDGGREQKQRGVPRG; encoded by the coding sequence TTGCGCTACCGCATCCTGGGGCCACTCTCCGTCACCGTTGACGAGCAGACGGTGGCCGTCACGGCAGGACGTGACCGGATCGTGCTCGCCATGCTGCTGTTGCACCCCGATCGCATCGTCGCTCTGGGCAAGCTCGCCGAGGCGGTCTGGGGCGCCGACCCTCCGGCCACCGTCCGTGGACAGTTGCAGACCTGCGTCTCCCGGCTGCGGCGGACGCTGCCCGGCGCCATTCTGACCGACCGCGCGGGGTACGGCCTGCAGGTTCAGCCCGGCGAACTCGACGCGCAGGTCTTTCTCGACCTGATCGGGGAGGCGCGGTCGGCCGGGGAGGCGGAGGCCGCGCGCCGGGCGTACCGGAAAGCTCTTGATCTCTGGCATGGCCCGGCCTGTGCCGAGATCGACGCGCCGGCCGTGCGCCGCGCAGCAGCCACCTTGGACGAACTGCACGCCGCGGCGACCGAGGACTGGGTGGATCTGGAGCTCGACGCCGGCACCGACCGGGACCTGCTCGGCGACCTCGCCGCCCTGGTCGAGCGGTACCCGTTGCGGGAACGACTGCGTGGCCAGCTCATGATCGCCCTCTGCCGGTCCGGGCGGCAGGCCGACGCGCTCGCCGAGTTCCGCCGGGCCCGCGACACCCTGGTCGAGGAGCTCGGCATCGAGCCCGGCAAGGAACTGCAGGAGCTGCACCTGGAGATCCTCAGTGGCCAGACTCCGGCGTCGCGACGGCCGGCCGTCCCGGTGCGGTGCCTGCCGCGGACGGTCCGCGACTTCACCGGCCGTGCCGATCTGCTGAAGCGGCTGGTCGACGAGACCGCCGAGTCCGGTGTGCTGGTGGTCGACGGGATGGCCGGCAGCGGCAAGACGACCCTCGCGCTGCACCTCGCGTCGCTGGTCGGCGAGCAGTACCCGGACGCGCACCTCTTCGTGGACCTGCAGGCACACAGCGAGGAGGAGCCGCTGGAGCCGGCCGACGCTCTGCTCGTGCTGCTGCGGCAGCTGGGTCAGCGGGCCGAGACGGTCCCGGACGATCTGGTGGGCCGGGTCGGGCTGTGGCGTACCGAGCTGGCCCGGCGGCGTGCCCTGGTGGTCCTCGACAACGCGGCGTCGAGCGCGCAGGTGGCCGATCTGCTGCCGACCTCGGCGGGCAGTCTCGCGCTGGTGACCGGCCGGCGCCGGCTGACCGGGCTGGACGGGGTACGCCCACTGTCGTTGCCACTGCTGTCGCCGGAGGAGTCGGTCGCCCTGCTGGCCCGGATCGTCGGCGACCGGGTGGCGGCGGAGCCGGAGGCGGCGGCCGACGTGGTGCGGCGGTGCGGTGGCCTGCCGCTGGCCATCCGGCTGGCCGGAACCCGTCTGGCGTACCGGCCGCGGTGGCAGGTGGCGGATCTGGTGCAGCGTCTCGCTGAGGCGGCGCTGCCCGAGCTGGCGGTGGAGAACCGCACGGTGGAAAGCGCGTTCGCGCTCTCCTACGGACAGCTGGACCAGGCGGCGCGGCGTTTCTTCAGCCTGCTCGGCCTGCACCCGGCCTCGTCGCTGGACGCACCCGCGGCCGCCGCGCTCGCCGGCCTGCCGCTGGACGAGGCCGAGGGACTGCTCGACGAGCTGGTGGACATGCACCTGATCGAGGAGCCGGCGGCCGGGGTGTACCGGCTGCACGATCTGCTGCACGAGTACGCCGCGGCGCTCGCCGACGGACTCCCCGGGCCGGAGCGCAGCCGCGCGGTGCGTGACCTGGTCAATCTCGAGACGTTCTCGCTGGCGACCACGACGACCGCGTCGCATCAGCAGATCGTGCAGCGCGATCTGCGGACCGTCGAGAACCGGCGGCCGGACCTGGTGGAGGCGATCGCCGATCCGATCGGGCGGTTCGAGCGGCACCGGCCGGACCTCGGAGCGTTCCAGGACGCGGCAGTGCGGTCCGGTCATCCCGAGTACGGATGGTTGATCCCCCGGGCCGCCTGGTTCCAGCTGTTCCACCGCGGCTACAGCCATGACGGCACGGTTCTGCACGAGCGGGGCATGGCCATCGCCCAGCAGCGGAAGGACGACGAGGGCATGGCGATGACGGCCAACTACCTCGCGTCCTTCCTCTACCGGACCGGGTCGTACGACCGGGCGCTGGAACACCTGCGGACGGCCATCCGGATCCGGGAGAAGCACGGCGACCGGACCGCGGTCGCCGGCGCCCTGGGCAACATCGCGGCCGTCCAGGTGGCGACGAACCGGTTCACCGAGGCGGTCGAGACCGCGCGCGAGTCGCTCCGGTCGCATCCGGGGGGCATCTCCGCGATGGTCGCGCAGACCCAGCTCTCCGTCGCCTGTCAGAAGCTCGGCCGCTGGCCGGAGGCGCTGCGGATCGACCGGAGACGTCTGCTGGCCGCGATCGAGTCCGGCGACCTCCCCGAGAAGGCCGGGTGTCTCGTCCACATTCAGCGGAGCAAGCGCCGGCTCGGCCTGATGACACCAACGGCGGCGCAACGGTACGTGGAACTCGCTCTTCGCCTGATCAGGAGGCAGGAACTGGTGATGCTGGAGGCTGAGGCGCGTACCGAGCTGGGGACGGTCCTGGCCGAACAGGGCGCGTTCGAGGCGGCCCTGACCGAGCATCGGCGAGCGGTCGAGCTGACCGAACGGGTTGGCGACACCCGGTTCGCGGCCGAATTTGTGCACGACTACGCCGTCACGCTGCACCGGTCGGGGGATGTTCCGGCGGCTCGGGAAGCCTTCGAGCGGTCGTTGCGGCTGGCTCGGGCGGCGGGTCAGCCGTACTCGATCGCCCGGGCCGCGGCCGGCCTCGCGAACTGCCTCGACGACGGCGGCCGGGAGCAGAAGCAGAGGGGTGTGCCACGTGGGTGA